A genomic window from Nicotiana sylvestris chromosome 11, ASM39365v2, whole genome shotgun sequence includes:
- the LOC104245889 gene encoding histone H2B.7, protein MAPKAEKKPAEKKPVATEEKKAEKAPAEKKPKAGKKLPKEAGASGADKKKKKRAKKSVETYKIYIFKVLKQVHPDIGISSKAMGIMNSFINDIFEKLAQESSRLARYNKKPTITSREIQTAVRLVLPGELAKHAVSEGTKAVTKFTSS, encoded by the coding sequence ATGGCACCTAAAGCAGAGAAAAAGCCAGCGGAGAAGAAACCAGTAGCAACAGAGGAGAAAAAGGCCGAAAAAGCCCCAGCAGAGAAGAAACCAAAGGCCGGAAAGAAGCTTCCAAAGGAAGCTGGCGCATCTGGTGctgataagaagaagaagaagagagcaaAGAAGAGTGTAGAGACTTACAAGATCTACATTTTCAAGGTGCTGAAACAAGTTCACCCTGATATTGGAATTTCAAGTAAGGCTATGGGAATAATGAACAGTTTCATTAATGATATATTTGAGAAACTTGCTCAGGAATCTTCTAGATTGGCTAGGTATAATAAGAAGCCTACTATTACTTCTAGGGAAATTCAGACTGCTGTTAGACTTGTTTTGCCTGGGGAATTGGCTAAACATGCTGTTTCTGAAGGGACTAAGGCTGTAACCAAATTTACTAGTTCTTAG